A genomic stretch from Theropithecus gelada isolate Dixy chromosome 2, Tgel_1.0, whole genome shotgun sequence includes:
- the FILIP1L gene encoding filamin A-interacting protein 1-like isoform X3, producing the protein MALEKLEDAFNKSKQECYSLKCNLEKERMTTKQLSQELESLKVRIKELEAIESRLEKTEFTLKEDLTKLKTLTVMFVDERKTMSEKLKKTEDKLQAASSQLQVEQNKVTTVTEKLIEETKRALKSKTDVEEKMYSVTKERDDLKNKLKAEEEKGNDLLSRVNMLKNRLQSLEAIEKDFPKNKLNQDSGKSTTALHQENNKIKELSQEVERLKLKLKDMKAIEDDLMKTEDEYETLERRYANERDKAQFLSKELEHVKMELAKYKLAEKTETSHEQWLFKRLQEEEAKSGHLSREVDALKEKIHEYMATEDLICHLQGDHSVLQKKLNQQENRNRDLGREIENLTKELERYRHFSKSLRPSLNGRRISDTQVFSKEVQTEAVDNEPPDYKSLIPLERAVINGQLYEESEDQDEDPNDEGSVLSFKCSQSTPCPVNRKLWIPWMKSKEGHPQNGKIQTKPSANFVQPGDLVLSHTPGQPLHIKVTPDHVQNTATLEITSPTTESPHSYTSTAVIPNCGTPKQRITILQNASITPVKSKTSTEDLMNLEQGMSPITMATFARAQTPESCGSLTPERTMSPIQVLAVTGSASSPEQGRSPEPIEISAKHAIFRVSPDRQSSWQFQRSNSNSSSVITTEDNKIHIHLGSPYMQAVASPVRPASPSAPLQDNRTQGLINGALNKTTNKVTSSITITPTATPLPRQSQITVEPLLLPH; encoded by the coding sequence ATGGCTCTGGAAAAGTTAGAAGATGctttcaacaaaagcaaacaagaatGCTACTCTCTGAAAtgcaatttagaaaaagaaaggatgacCACAAAACAGTTGTCTCAAGAACTGGAGAGTTTAAAAGTAAGGATTAAAGAGCTAGAAGCCATTGAAAGTCGGCTAGAAAAGACAGAATTCACTCTAAAAGAGGATTTAACTAAACTGAAAACATTAACTGTGATGTTTGTAGATGAACGCAAAACAATGagtgaaaaattaaagaaaactgaagataaaTTACAAGCTGCTTCTTCTCAGCTTCAAGTGGAGCAAAATAAAGTAACAACAGTTACTGAGAAGTTAATTGAGGAAACTAAAAGGGCGCTCAAGTCCAAAACCGATGTAGAAGAAAAGATGTACAGCGTAACCaaggagagagatgatttaaaaaacaaattgaaagcggaagaagagaaaggaaatgatcTCCTGTCAAGAGTTAATATGTTGAAAAATAGGCTTCAATCACTGGAAGCAATTGAGAAAGATTTcccaaaaaacaaattaaatcaaGACTCTGGGAAATCCACAACAGCATTACACCAAGAAAACAATAAGATTAAGGAGCTCTCTCAAGAAGTGGAAAGACTGAAACTGAAGCTAAAGGACATGAAAGCCATTGAGGACGACCTCATGAAAACAGAAGATGAATATGAGACTCTAGAACGAAGGTACGCTAATGAAAGAGACAAAGCTCAATTTTTATCTAAAGAGCTGGAGCATGTTAAAATGGAACTTGCTAAGTACAAATTAGCAGAAAAGACAGAGACCAGCCATGAACAATGGCTTTTCAAAAGGCTTCAAGAAGAAGAAGCTAAGTCAGGGCACCTCTCAAGAGAAGTGGAtgcattaaaagagaaaattcatgAATACATGGCAACTGAAGACCTAATATGTCACCTCCAGGGAGATCACTCAGTCCTGCAAAAAAAActaaatcaacaagaaaacagGAACAGAGATTTAGGAAGAGAGATTGAAAACCTCACTAAGGAGTTAGAGAGGTACCGGCATTTCAGTAAGAGCCTCAGGCCTAGTCTCAATGGAAGAAGAATTTCCGATACTCAAGTATTTTCTAAAGAAGTTCAGACAGAAGCAGTAGACAATGAACCACCTGATTACAAGAGCCTCATTCCTCTGGAACGTGCAGTCATCAATGGTCAGTTATATGAGGAGAGTGAGGATCAAGATGAGGACCCTAATGATGAGGGATCTGTGCTGTCCTTCAAATGCAGCCAGTCTACTCCATGTCCTGTTAACAGAAAGCTATGGATTCCCTGGATGAAATCCAAGGAGGGCCATCCTcagaatggaaaaatacaaactaaaccCAGTGCCAACTTTGTGCAACCTGGAGATCTAGTCCTAAGCCACACACCTGGGCAGCCACTTCATATAAAGGTTACTCCAGACCATGTACAAAACACAGCCACTCTTGAAATCACAAGCCCGACTACAGAGAGTCCTCACTCTTACACGAGTACTGCAGTGATACCGAACTGTGGCACGCCAAAGCAAAGGATAACCATCCTCCAAAATGCCTCCATAACACCAGTAAAATCCAAAACCTCTACCGAAGACCTCATGAATTTAGAACAAGGCATGTCCCCAATTACCATGGCAACTTTTGCCAGAGCACAGACCCCCGAGTCTTGTGGTTCTCTAACTCCAGAAAGGACAATGTCCCCTATTCAGGTTTTGGCTGTGACTGGTTCAGCTAGCTCTCCTGAGCAGGGACGCTCTCCAGAACCAATAGAAATCAGTGCCAAGCATGCGATATTCAGAGTCTCCCCGGACCGGCAGTCATCATGGCAGTTTCAGCGTTCAAACAGTAATAGTTCAAGTGTGATAACTACTGAGGATAATAAAATCCACATTCACTTAGGAAGTCCTTACATGCAAGCTGTAGCCAGCCCTGTGAGACCTGCCAGCCCTTCAGCACCACTGCAGGATAACCGAACTCAAGGCTTAATTAATGGGGCACTAAACAAAACAACCAATAAAGTCACCAGCAGTATTACTATCACACCAACAGCCACACCTCTTCCTCGACAATCACAAATTACA
- the FILIP1L gene encoding filamin A-interacting protein 1-like isoform X2 translates to MVVDEQQRLTAELTLQRQKIQELTTNAKETHTKLALAEARVQEEEQKATRLEKELQTQTTKFHQDQHTIMAKLTNEDSQNRQLQQKLAALSRQIDELEETNRSLRKAEEELQDIKEKISKGEYGNAGIMAEVEELRKRVLDMEGKDEELIKMEEQCRDLNKRLEKETLQSKDFKLEVEKLSKRIMALEKLEDAFNKSKQECYSLKCNLEKERMTTKQLSQELESLKVRIKELEAIESRLEKTEFTLKEDLTKLKTLTVMFVDERKTMSEKLKKTEDKLQAASSQLQVEQNKVTTVTEKLIEETKRALKSKTDVEEKMYSVTKERDDLKNKLKAEEEKGNDLLSRVNMLKNRLQSLEAIEKDFPKNKLNQDSGKSTTALHQENNKIKELSQEVERLKLKLKDMKAIEDDLMKTEDEYETLERRYANERDKAQFLSKELEHVKMELAKYKLAEKTETSHEQWLFKRLQEEEAKSGHLSREVDALKEKIHEYMATEDLICHLQGDHSVLQKKLNQQENRNRDLGREIENLTKELERYRHFSKSLRPSLNGRRISDTQVFSKEVQTEAVDNEPPDYKSLIPLERAVINGQLYEESEDQDEDPNDEGSVLSFKCSQSTPCPVNRKLWIPWMKSKEGHPQNGKIQTKPSANFVQPGDLVLSHTPGQPLHIKVTPDHVQNTATLEITSPTTESPHSYTSTAVIPNCGTPKQRITILQNASITPVKSKTSTEDLMNLEQGMSPITMATFARAQTPESCGSLTPERTMSPIQVLAVTGSASSPEQGRSPEPIEISAKHAIFRVSPDRQSSWQFQRSNSNSSSVITTEDNKIHIHLGSPYMQAVASPVRPASPSAPLQDNRTQGLINGALNKTTNKVTSSITITPTATPLPRQSQITVEPLLLPH, encoded by the coding sequence ATGGTGGTGGATGAACAACAAAGGCTGACGGCAGAGCTCACCCTTCAAAGACAGAAAATCCAAGAGCTGAccacaaatgcaaaagaaacacATACCAAACTAGCTCTTGCTGAAGCCAGAGTtcaggaggaggagcagaaggCAACCAGACTAGAGAAGGAACTGCAAACACAGACCACAAAGTTTCACCAGGACCAACACACAATTATGGCGAAGCTCACCAATGAGGACAGTCAAAATCGCCAGCTTCAACAAAAGCTGGCAGCACTCAGCCGGCAGATTGATGAGTTAGAAGAGACAAACAGGTCTTTACGAAAAGCAGAAGAGGAGCTGcaggatataaaagaaaaaatcagtaagGGAGAATATGGAAATGCTGGTATCATGGCTGAAGTGGAAGAGCTCAGGAAACGTGTGCTAGATATGGAAGGGAAAGATGAAGAGCTCATAAAAATGGAAGAGCAGTGCAGAGATCTCAATAAGAGGCTTGAAAAGGAGACGTTACAGAGTAAAGACTTTAAACTAGAGGTTGAAAAACTCAGTAAAAGAATTATGGCTCTGGAAAAGTTAGAAGATGctttcaacaaaagcaaacaagaatGCTACTCTCTGAAAtgcaatttagaaaaagaaaggatgacCACAAAACAGTTGTCTCAAGAACTGGAGAGTTTAAAAGTAAGGATTAAAGAGCTAGAAGCCATTGAAAGTCGGCTAGAAAAGACAGAATTCACTCTAAAAGAGGATTTAACTAAACTGAAAACATTAACTGTGATGTTTGTAGATGAACGCAAAACAATGagtgaaaaattaaagaaaactgaagataaaTTACAAGCTGCTTCTTCTCAGCTTCAAGTGGAGCAAAATAAAGTAACAACAGTTACTGAGAAGTTAATTGAGGAAACTAAAAGGGCGCTCAAGTCCAAAACCGATGTAGAAGAAAAGATGTACAGCGTAACCaaggagagagatgatttaaaaaacaaattgaaagcggaagaagagaaaggaaatgatcTCCTGTCAAGAGTTAATATGTTGAAAAATAGGCTTCAATCACTGGAAGCAATTGAGAAAGATTTcccaaaaaacaaattaaatcaaGACTCTGGGAAATCCACAACAGCATTACACCAAGAAAACAATAAGATTAAGGAGCTCTCTCAAGAAGTGGAAAGACTGAAACTGAAGCTAAAGGACATGAAAGCCATTGAGGACGACCTCATGAAAACAGAAGATGAATATGAGACTCTAGAACGAAGGTACGCTAATGAAAGAGACAAAGCTCAATTTTTATCTAAAGAGCTGGAGCATGTTAAAATGGAACTTGCTAAGTACAAATTAGCAGAAAAGACAGAGACCAGCCATGAACAATGGCTTTTCAAAAGGCTTCAAGAAGAAGAAGCTAAGTCAGGGCACCTCTCAAGAGAAGTGGAtgcattaaaagagaaaattcatgAATACATGGCAACTGAAGACCTAATATGTCACCTCCAGGGAGATCACTCAGTCCTGCAAAAAAAActaaatcaacaagaaaacagGAACAGAGATTTAGGAAGAGAGATTGAAAACCTCACTAAGGAGTTAGAGAGGTACCGGCATTTCAGTAAGAGCCTCAGGCCTAGTCTCAATGGAAGAAGAATTTCCGATACTCAAGTATTTTCTAAAGAAGTTCAGACAGAAGCAGTAGACAATGAACCACCTGATTACAAGAGCCTCATTCCTCTGGAACGTGCAGTCATCAATGGTCAGTTATATGAGGAGAGTGAGGATCAAGATGAGGACCCTAATGATGAGGGATCTGTGCTGTCCTTCAAATGCAGCCAGTCTACTCCATGTCCTGTTAACAGAAAGCTATGGATTCCCTGGATGAAATCCAAGGAGGGCCATCCTcagaatggaaaaatacaaactaaaccCAGTGCCAACTTTGTGCAACCTGGAGATCTAGTCCTAAGCCACACACCTGGGCAGCCACTTCATATAAAGGTTACTCCAGACCATGTACAAAACACAGCCACTCTTGAAATCACAAGCCCGACTACAGAGAGTCCTCACTCTTACACGAGTACTGCAGTGATACCGAACTGTGGCACGCCAAAGCAAAGGATAACCATCCTCCAAAATGCCTCCATAACACCAGTAAAATCCAAAACCTCTACCGAAGACCTCATGAATTTAGAACAAGGCATGTCCCCAATTACCATGGCAACTTTTGCCAGAGCACAGACCCCCGAGTCTTGTGGTTCTCTAACTCCAGAAAGGACAATGTCCCCTATTCAGGTTTTGGCTGTGACTGGTTCAGCTAGCTCTCCTGAGCAGGGACGCTCTCCAGAACCAATAGAAATCAGTGCCAAGCATGCGATATTCAGAGTCTCCCCGGACCGGCAGTCATCATGGCAGTTTCAGCGTTCAAACAGTAATAGTTCAAGTGTGATAACTACTGAGGATAATAAAATCCACATTCACTTAGGAAGTCCTTACATGCAAGCTGTAGCCAGCCCTGTGAGACCTGCCAGCCCTTCAGCACCACTGCAGGATAACCGAACTCAAGGCTTAATTAATGGGGCACTAAACAAAACAACCAATAAAGTCACCAGCAGTATTACTATCACACCAACAGCCACACCTCTTCCTCGACAATCACAAATTACA